From the Manis javanica isolate MJ-LG chromosome 13, MJ_LKY, whole genome shotgun sequence genome, one window contains:
- the LOC108389151 gene encoding E3 ubiquitin-protein ligase MARCHF7 isoform X2 has product MESKSSRIPRRISVQPSSSLSARMMSGSRGSSLNDTCHSRDSSFRLDSEYQSMSASASASLFQSPWYSESEITQGARSRSQNQQRDHDSKRPKLSCTNCTSTSAGRNVGHGLNAVSDSSWRHSPVHRSSSVVLGSFGTDLMRERRDLERRADSSISHLMDCSHRSGDFTASSYVQDRAPSSYSQGARPKENSVSSLQLNTSSTNHQMPSEHQTIPCSRDSSRNSLRSHFSSRELESPPNSTQPGFSYISNRDGTSAKSSSGRVGSSQRSFQESSDNEGRRTTRRLLSRIASSMSSTFFSRRSSQDSLNTRSLSSENSYISPRILTASQSCSNAASTSDVPDNRASEASQGFRFLRRRWGLSSLNQNHSSEPDSENFNQESEGRHSGPWLSSSLRNRCTPLFSRRRREGRDESSRTPTSDIPSRSHHTFRRESNEVVHLEAESDPLGAAANRPQASAASSSAAAGGSTPGSAHGGRNTGRAGILPGSLFRFAVPPALGNNLTDNVMITVDIIPSGWNSSDGKSDKTKSASSRNPERLQKIKESLLLEDSEEEEGDLCRICQMAAASSSNLLIEPCKCTGSLQYVHQECMKKWLQAKINSGSSLEAVTTCELCKEKLQLNLEDFDIHELHRAHANEQAEYEFISSGLYLVVLLHLCEQSFSDMMGNTNEPSTRILKLQRIILKKMATITENLILPNFI; this is encoded by the exons ATGGAATCTAAATCTTCAAGGATTCCAAGAAGAATTTCTGTTCAGCCCTCCAGCTCTTTAAGTGCAAGGATGATGTCTGGAAGCAGAGGAAGTAGTTTGAATGATACCTGTCACTCAAGAGACTCTTCATTTAGACTGGATTCTGAATATCAGTCTATGTCAGCGTCAGCATCTGCATCACTATTTCAGTCTCCATGGTATAGTGAATCAGAGATAACTCAGGGAGCACGCTCAAGATCACAAAACCAGCAACGGGATCATGATTCAAAGAGACCTAAACTTTCCTGTACTAACTGTACATCTACCTCAGCTGGGAGAAATGTTGGACATGGCTTAAATGCAGTGTCAGATTCTTCTTGGAGGCATAGTCCAGTTCACAGATCTTCATCAGTGGTACTTGGATCATTTGGAACTGACTTaatgagagagaggagagatttAGAGAGGAGAGCAGATTCTTCCATAAGTCATCTTATGGATTGTAGTCACAGAAGTGGTGATTTCACAGCTTCATCATATGTTCAAGACAGAGCTCCTTCTTCATATTCACAGGGAGCAAGACCAAAAGAGAACTCAGTGAGCTCTTTACAATTGAATACATCATCCACAAATCACCAAATGCCTTCTGAACATCAGACCATACCATGTTCTAGAGACTCTAGTAGAAATTCTTTAAGATCACATTTTTCTTCAAGAGAATTGGAATCTCCCCCAAATAGTACACAGCCTggattttcttatatttcaaatAGAGATGGAACCTCAGCCAAAAGCAGTTCAGGTAGGGTTGGTTCATCTCAAAGATCATTTCAAGAATCTTCCGACAATGAAGGTAGACGTACAACCAGGAGATTGCTGTCACGTATAGCTTCTAGTATGTCATCTACTTTTTTTTCACGAAGATCAAGTCAGGATTCCTTGAATACAAGATCACTGAGTTCTGAAAATTCTTACATTTCTCCAAGAATCTTGACAGCTTCACAGTCTTGTAGTAATGCAGCATCAACTTCTGATGTTCCTGATAATAGGGCATCTGAAGCTTCTCAGGGATTTCGATTTCTTAGGCGAAGATGGGGTTTGTCATCTCTTAATCAAAATCATAGCTCTGAGCCAGATTCAGAAAATTTTAACCAGGAATCTGAAGGTAGACATTCAGGACCGTGGTTATCTTCCTCACTTAGAAATAGGTGCACACCTTTGTTCTCTAGGAGGAGGCGAGAGGGACGAGATGAATCTTCAAGAACACCTACCTCTGATATACCATCTAGATCTCATCATACTTTTAGAAGAGAATCAAATGAAGTGGTTCACCTTGAAGCAGAGAGCGATCCCCTTGGGGCTGCTGCTAACAGACCACAGGCATCTGCAGCATCAAGCAGTGCTGCTGCAGGCGGCTCCACCCCAGGGTCGGCTCATGGTGGAAGAAACACAGGAAGAGCAGGGATCCTTCCGGGTTCTTTATTCCGATTTGCAGTCCCCCCAGCACTTGGAAATAATTTGACTGACAATGTCATGATCACTGTAGATATTATTCCTTCAGGTTGGAATTCATCTGATGGAAAAAGTGATAAAACTAAAAGTGCATCTTCAAGAAACCCAGAAAGactgcagaaaataaaagagagcCTCCTTTTAGAGGACTCTGAAGAAGAAGAAGGTGACCTATGTAGAATTTGTCAGATGGCAGCTGCATCATCATCTAACTTGCTGATAGAGCCATGCAAATGCACAGGAAGTTTGCAGTATGTCCACCAAGAATGTATGAAAAAGTGGTTACAGGCCAAAATTAACTCTGGTTCTTCGTTAGAGGCTGTAACCACCTGTGAACTCTGTAAAGAGAAATTGCAGCTTAACCTGGAGGATTTTGATATTCATGAACTACATAGAGCTCATGCAAATGAACAAGCTGAGTATGAGTTTATCAGCTCTGGTCTCTACCTAGTTGTGTTACTGCACTTGTGTGAGCAAAGCTTTTCTGATATgatgggaaatacaaatgaacCCAGCACACGT ATCTTGAAACTTCAGAGGATTATTCTGAAGAAGATGGCGACCATAACAGAGAATTTGATACTGCCTAACTTCATATAA
- the LOC108389151 gene encoding E3 ubiquitin-protein ligase MARCHF7 isoform X1 produces the protein MESKSSRIPRRISVQPSSSLSARMMSGSRGSSLNDTCHSRDSSFRLDSEYQSMSASASASLFQSPWYSESEITQGARSRSQNQQRDHDSKRPKLSCTNCTSTSAGRNVGHGLNAVSDSSWRHSPVHRSSSVVLGSFGTDLMRERRDLERRADSSISHLMDCSHRSGDFTASSYVQDRAPSSYSQGARPKENSVSSLQLNTSSTNHQMPSEHQTIPCSRDSSRNSLRSHFSSRELESPPNSTQPGFSYISNRDGTSAKSSSGRVGSSQRSFQESSDNEGRRTTRRLLSRIASSMSSTFFSRRSSQDSLNTRSLSSENSYISPRILTASQSCSNAASTSDVPDNRASEASQGFRFLRRRWGLSSLNQNHSSEPDSENFNQESEGRHSGPWLSSSLRNRCTPLFSRRRREGRDESSRTPTSDIPSRSHHTFRRESNEVVHLEAESDPLGAAANRPQASAASSSAAAGGSTPGSAHGGRNTGRAGILPGSLFRFAVPPALGNNLTDNVMITVDIIPSGWNSSDGKSDKTKSASSRNPERLQKIKESLLLEDSEEEEGDLCRICQMAAASSSNLLIEPCKCTGSLQYVHQECMKKWLQAKINSGSSLEAVTTCELCKEKLQLNLEDFDIHELHRAHANEQAEYEFISSGLYLVVLLHLCEQSFSDMMGNTNEPSTRVQFINLARTLQAHMEDLETSEDYSEEDGDHNREFDTA, from the coding sequence ATGGAATCTAAATCTTCAAGGATTCCAAGAAGAATTTCTGTTCAGCCCTCCAGCTCTTTAAGTGCAAGGATGATGTCTGGAAGCAGAGGAAGTAGTTTGAATGATACCTGTCACTCAAGAGACTCTTCATTTAGACTGGATTCTGAATATCAGTCTATGTCAGCGTCAGCATCTGCATCACTATTTCAGTCTCCATGGTATAGTGAATCAGAGATAACTCAGGGAGCACGCTCAAGATCACAAAACCAGCAACGGGATCATGATTCAAAGAGACCTAAACTTTCCTGTACTAACTGTACATCTACCTCAGCTGGGAGAAATGTTGGACATGGCTTAAATGCAGTGTCAGATTCTTCTTGGAGGCATAGTCCAGTTCACAGATCTTCATCAGTGGTACTTGGATCATTTGGAACTGACTTaatgagagagaggagagatttAGAGAGGAGAGCAGATTCTTCCATAAGTCATCTTATGGATTGTAGTCACAGAAGTGGTGATTTCACAGCTTCATCATATGTTCAAGACAGAGCTCCTTCTTCATATTCACAGGGAGCAAGACCAAAAGAGAACTCAGTGAGCTCTTTACAATTGAATACATCATCCACAAATCACCAAATGCCTTCTGAACATCAGACCATACCATGTTCTAGAGACTCTAGTAGAAATTCTTTAAGATCACATTTTTCTTCAAGAGAATTGGAATCTCCCCCAAATAGTACACAGCCTggattttcttatatttcaaatAGAGATGGAACCTCAGCCAAAAGCAGTTCAGGTAGGGTTGGTTCATCTCAAAGATCATTTCAAGAATCTTCCGACAATGAAGGTAGACGTACAACCAGGAGATTGCTGTCACGTATAGCTTCTAGTATGTCATCTACTTTTTTTTCACGAAGATCAAGTCAGGATTCCTTGAATACAAGATCACTGAGTTCTGAAAATTCTTACATTTCTCCAAGAATCTTGACAGCTTCACAGTCTTGTAGTAATGCAGCATCAACTTCTGATGTTCCTGATAATAGGGCATCTGAAGCTTCTCAGGGATTTCGATTTCTTAGGCGAAGATGGGGTTTGTCATCTCTTAATCAAAATCATAGCTCTGAGCCAGATTCAGAAAATTTTAACCAGGAATCTGAAGGTAGACATTCAGGACCGTGGTTATCTTCCTCACTTAGAAATAGGTGCACACCTTTGTTCTCTAGGAGGAGGCGAGAGGGACGAGATGAATCTTCAAGAACACCTACCTCTGATATACCATCTAGATCTCATCATACTTTTAGAAGAGAATCAAATGAAGTGGTTCACCTTGAAGCAGAGAGCGATCCCCTTGGGGCTGCTGCTAACAGACCACAGGCATCTGCAGCATCAAGCAGTGCTGCTGCAGGCGGCTCCACCCCAGGGTCGGCTCATGGTGGAAGAAACACAGGAAGAGCAGGGATCCTTCCGGGTTCTTTATTCCGATTTGCAGTCCCCCCAGCACTTGGAAATAATTTGACTGACAATGTCATGATCACTGTAGATATTATTCCTTCAGGTTGGAATTCATCTGATGGAAAAAGTGATAAAACTAAAAGTGCATCTTCAAGAAACCCAGAAAGactgcagaaaataaaagagagcCTCCTTTTAGAGGACTCTGAAGAAGAAGAAGGTGACCTATGTAGAATTTGTCAGATGGCAGCTGCATCATCATCTAACTTGCTGATAGAGCCATGCAAATGCACAGGAAGTTTGCAGTATGTCCACCAAGAATGTATGAAAAAGTGGTTACAGGCCAAAATTAACTCTGGTTCTTCGTTAGAGGCTGTAACCACCTGTGAACTCTGTAAAGAGAAATTGCAGCTTAACCTGGAGGATTTTGATATTCATGAACTACATAGAGCTCATGCAAATGAACAAGCTGAGTATGAGTTTATCAGCTCTGGTCTCTACCTAGTTGTGTTACTGCACTTGTGTGAGCAAAGCTTTTCTGATATgatgggaaatacaaatgaacCCAGCACACGTGTCCAATTTATTAACCTTGCAAGAACTCTTCAGGCACATATGGAAGATCTTGAAACTTCAGAGGATTATTCTGAAGAAGATGGCGACCATAACAGAGAATTTGATACTGCCTAA